A DNA window from Hypomesus transpacificus isolate Combined female chromosome 24, fHypTra1, whole genome shotgun sequence contains the following coding sequences:
- the LOC124486619 gene encoding zinc-binding protein A33-like, protein MAETTALEELHTELTCPVCLELFREPVILECGHHFCRVCIIKCWEAKADELPTCPQCRKSCAPKLRPNSLLCNVVDSVRRAQAVESKPGMSTRETEDTEEWKPGSSMSSVSSIGYYPQRTEPDLCEEHEERLKLYCEDDQLPICLVCGMSRDHKTHNVIPINEAFENYKEKLFLALQKVELQTEEASVFQSQTNDKILLIKERAAEQEGRASAEFARLRDFLQREEEQVKESLRRHKEETLHQLERDFTHASEQISQLERTADELRGRLREEENPAQLKGIKDFIGGAESLFQRPPEVKAELQPGEFLGPLQYRTWRKMSSILQPGVTDVTLDPDTAYPKLWVSPAGSSVMVGDIQPNLPNNPERFTRYNIVLGAHALSSGCHYWEVAVGRKTAWGLGVASASVNRKEEISLCPEDGFWTLVLGDGSGYEACTSSEDTPLTPARPPGRVGVYLDYDRGEVAFYDAGDMSHLFTFTGAAFTEPVFPYFNPWPILNGRNREPLTIVTPQL, encoded by the exons ATGGCGGAGACCACGGCGCTTGAGGAACTGCACACCGAGCTTACCTGCCCCGTGTGTCTGGAACTCTTTCGGGAACCAGTTATCCTCGAGTGCGGGCATCATTTCTGCCGTGTGTGCATTATTAAGTGCTGGGAGGCCAAGGCGGACGAGCTGCCGACCTGCCCGCAGTGCAGAAAGTCGTGCGCCCCTAAACTGCGTCCTAACTCGCTTTTGTGCAACGTAGTGGACAGTGTTAGGAGAGCACAGGCCGTGGAATCAAAACCCGGCATGTCCACGCGAGAAACCGAGGATACGGAGGAATGGAAGCCCGGTTCCAGCATGAGCAGCGTGAGTTCCATCGGTTACTACCCGCAGCGCACCGAGCCGGATCTGTGTGAGGAGCATGAGGAGCGGTTGAAGCTCTACTGCGAGGACGACCAGTTACCGATCTGTCTGGTGTGTGGGATGTCTCGAGACCACAAGACGCACAATGTCATCCCCATCAACGAGGCGTTTGAGAACTATAAG GAAAAGCTGTTTCTTGCTCTACAGAAGGTAGAACTACAGACAGAAGAGGCGTCTGTTTTTCAGAGCCAGACAAATGACAAGATCTTACTCATCAAG GAGCGGGCAGCAGAGCAGGAGGGGCGGGCGAGCGCGGAGTTCGCCCGGCTGCGGGACTTCCTCCagcgggaggaggagcaggtgaaggagagcctGCGGCGGCACAAGGAGGAGACCCTCCACCAGCTGGAGCGAGACTTCACCCACGCCTCGGAGCAGATCAGCCAGCTGGAGAGGACCGCCGACGAGCTGCGGGGCcgactgagagaggaggagaaccctGCCCAGctcaag GGAATCAAGGATTTCATTGGCGG AGCTGAGAGTTTATTTCAGCGCCCTCCGGAGGTCAAGGCAGAACTACAACCAGGAGAGTTCCTGGGGCCACTACAGTACCGCACCTGGAGGAAAATGAGCTCCATCCTCCAGCcag GTGTCACCGATGTGACCCTTGACCCCGACACGGCCTACCCCAAGCTGTGGGTGTCCCCAGCAGGCAGCAGTGTGATGGTGGGGGACATCCAGCCCAACCTGCCCAACAACCCGGAGCGCTTCACCCGCTACAACATTGTCCTGGGCGCCCACGCCCTCTCCTCGGGATGCCACTACTGGGAGGTGGCTGTGGGCCGCAAGACAGCCTGGGGCCTGGGCGTGGCCTCCGCCTCGGTcaacaggaaggaggagatcAGCCTGTGTCCGGAGGACGGCTTCTGGACGCTGGTTCTGGGGGATGGGAGTGGCTACGAGGCGTGCACCAGCTCAGAAGACACCCCGCTCACCCCCGCCCGGCCCCCCGGTAGGGTGGGCGTGTACCTGGACTACGACCGAGGCGAGGTGGCGTTCTACGACGCGGGGGATATGAGTCATCTGTTTACCTTCACGGGTGCTGCGTTCACAGAGCCTGTGTTCCCCTACTTTAACCCCTGGCCCATCCTCAACGGACGCAACCGAGAGCCCCTCACCATAGTAACCCCGCAGCTGTGA
- the LOC124486620 gene encoding endonuclease domain-containing 1 protein-like produces the protein MLLPASSGALFLLLAGLGGLSLGEVGDFSPCLQSFYKGVPPIGVGSEGYQPICQRYRNQYHFASLYQRQRRVPLYSAYVFTNGDGKRPKSNWMYEPQLAFAGASPEMKRFPRKKPVDQNVVESQAVLQDYTNSSYTRGHLNPSQHHQNQEDRKATFTLTNVVPQRKGSNSGPWAQLETEMKARLGAYCLGPAYLITGAMPYVTERWMNQRVAVPEYMWSAYCCPVHNASLPASLASFFPTRAAVGRNDRQSGGEIVPVDPEAKGSSLGYDVRRMSLDALEDILWQRLAIPIHLFTNQCLGGRVSP, from the exons ATGCTTCTTCCAGCATCCAGTGGAGCTTTGTTCCTGCTCTTGGCTGGTCTCGGGGGCCTGTccctgggggaggtgggagacTTCAGTCCCTGCCTCCAGTCCTTCTACAAGGGGGTTCCTCCAATAGGTGTAGGCAGTGAGGGGTACCAGCCTATATGCCAGCGTTACCGGAACCAGTACCACTTTGCCAGTTTGTACCAGCGCCAGCGGAGAGTTCCCCTCTACTCTGCATACGTGTTTACAAATGGTGATGGGAAACGACCCAAGAGCAACTGGATGTATGAACCACAG CTAGCATTCGCTGGTGCCAGCCCGGAGATGAAACGCTTCCCGCGCAAGAAGCCCGTGGACCAGAACGTTGTGGAGAGCCAGGCGGTTCTCCAGGACTACACCAACTCCTCATACACCAGGGGCCACCTGAACCCCAGCCAGCACCACCAGAACCAAGAGGACCGCAAGGCCACCTTCACCCTGACCAACGTGGTCCCCCAGCGGAAAGGCTCCAACTCCGGTCCCTGGGCCCAGCTGGAGACCGAGATGAAAGCCCGCCTGGGGGCCTACTGCCTGGGCCCCGCGTACTTGATCACGGGGGCTATGCCGTATGTGACAGAGCGCTGGATGAACCAGCGCGTGGCCGTGCCCGAGTACATGTGGTCGGCTTACTGCTGCCCCGTCCACAACGCCAGCCTCCCCGCCTCGCTCGCCTCCTTCTTCCCCACGCGTGCAGCGGTGGGACGGAATGACAGACAGAGCGGGGGGGAGATCGTTCCGGTGGATCCCGAGGCAAAGGGCTCTTCTCTTGGGTACGATGTGAGGAGGATGTCCCTGGACGCCCTGGAGGATATCCTCTGGCAGAGGCTGGCCATACCCATCCACCTGTTCACTAACCAGTGCCTGGGGGGAAGAGTGAGCCCCTGA